In Nocardia sputorum, a single genomic region encodes these proteins:
- a CDS encoding DUF7161 family protein, giving the protein MPVNDAGVPADLRPGTDRVVILDDTPTPALNLRVHPVGDPDPRT; this is encoded by the coding sequence ATGCCCGTGAACGACGCCGGCGTCCCTGCCGACCTTCGCCCGGGCACAGATCGAGTGGTCATCCTCGACGACACTCCCACTCCCGCCCTGAACCTGCGGGTGCACCCAGTCGGTGATCCCGACCCGCGTACATAG